TAGTGATTTTTTCGATTTGGGTAACGTGTCTGCTCATTTCTACGTAGAATTTGCCGTTACTAATCTTGACATCGAGCGATTGAATTTGGCTTGGCAACGTTTAATTGAGCGTCATGAGATGCTACGAGCAGTAATTTTACCGGATGCCCAACAGCAGATTCTCGAAACTGTGCCTCCCTTTGCTGTGGAAGTCATCGACTTACGGGGTCAAAAAGAGGCGGAGGAGCAAATAGCAGCGATGCGCCAGCAAATGAAGGATAATGGCCCGTCACTCGATAAATATCCTTTATTTGAGGTGCGGGTACAGTTATTGGATGAGGAGCGATGTCTAGCGACAAGACGCTTCGCGTCTACGCAACTCCACATCAGCATTAGTTTATTAATCTGCGATGCTTTAAGTGGTGGGTTTGTCTTCCAAGATTTATATCAGTTTTACCTCAATCCCCAAGCACAGTTACCAGCCCTGAATCTCTCTTTCCGAGATTACATTCTGACGCTGAATCAACGCCGTCAAACAGCAGCCTACCAAAAAGCCCGTGATTACTGGTGGCCAAGGTTATCTGAAATTCCCCCAGCCCCGGAATTGCCCCTAGCCAAAAGTCCAAGTGCTATTGAGAAACCCACTTTTACCCGTTGGCAAGGGCAACTAGCACCAGCAGTTTGGCAGCAATTCAAAACACGAGTCAGTCAGCTGGGACTAACACCGGCGGCTGCGATTTGTGCTGCTTATGCCACCATCCTCACCACTTGGAGCAAAAACCAAAAACTCACAGTTAACATCCTCTACTTTAACCGCGAACCATTGCATCCACAGGTGTATCAGGTTTTAGGTAACTGTAGTTCTACCCTACTGCTGACAGTTGATCACACCCAAAGCGAAAGCTTCGCCGCCCAAGCCAAACGCTTACAAGAGCAGTTGTGGAGTGATTTGGAACATACGGCGGTGACTGGTGTGGAGGTATTGGGCGAACTCAATCGGATGCAAGGGGGAACTGCTAGAGCTGCAATGCCTTGTACTTTTGCTAGTGCTTTGGGTTTGGGAAACCGTGACACTCAAACTAATGCTGCGGGTGAGCAGGATTGGCAGGTAATTTGTAACGGCTTGTTGCAAACGCCTTTCGTCCTCCTCGACCACCAAATTGTTGAAGAAAACGGCGCTTTGCTCCTGAATTGGGATGCTGTAGAAGAAGCTTTTCCCCCTAATTTAATGGCCCAAATGTTTGATGCTTACCAACTGCTATTGCATCGTTTGGCTGAGTCAGACAATACTTGGCAGACTACCACAGAATGGTTAGTACCTAAAGCACAACTACAACAACGAGCAGCCGTCAATGCTACCAAAACTACCATTTCCACCCAGTTGTTGCATGAGTTGTTTGTTGAACAAGCGACTCAACACCCAGAAAAATTAGCGATCGCTGCTTCTCAATTGACTTTGACTTACGCCGAACTCGATCACCTATCTAACTACATTGGTAGACAACTGCGAGACTTAGGCGCTCGTCCCAATCAGTTGGTAGCCGTGGTGATGGAAAAAGGTTGGGAGCAGTTAGTCGCTGTTTTGGGAATTCTCAAATCAGGTGCAGCTTACTTACCAATCGACCCCAGCCTACCCCAAGAACGTCTTAACTGGCTGCTGGATAACGCTGAAGTAGCGATCGCTTTTACCCAACCTCGGCTAGAAGTAAATCTCAGCTTCGCGACTCAAGTCAAATGGCTAACAATTGATGACTCAACCCTGGTACAAGCCTCTACCAGTCAACCTTTACCATCAATACAAACCCCAGAAGATTTAGCCTACGTCATCTACACCTCCGGCTCAACCGGCATACCCAAAGGTGTCACCATTGACCATCGCGGTGCAGCTAACACCATCCTCGATATTAATCAACGGTTTGGCATGACAGCAGAGGATCGGGTATTTGCTATTTCCTCCTTGAGCTTTGACTTGTCAGTGTATGACATATTCGGAACGCTCGCAGCTGGTGGTACAATTATCATGCCCGATGCTCAAGGCAGCCGCGATCCGGCGCATTGGCTGGATGTTCTCCAACGGGAGCAGGTGACAGTCTGGAACTCTGCACCAGCGTTAATGAAATTGTTAGTCGAATATGCAGGCGATCGCTGCGATCGCTTATCGTCTTCCATACGGTTGGTGATGATGAGTGGCGATTGGATTCCGGTAACTCTACCGGAGCAAATTCACTCCTTGGGTAACGATGTCCAAGTAATCAGTTTGGGAGGAGCTACGGAAGCTTCCATCTGGTCAATTTTCTATCCTATCGAGGCAGTTGACCCTAGCTGGACTAGCATCCCCTACGGTAAACCCCTGAGTAACCAAAGCATCCACATCCTTGATGAAGCCTTGCAACCCCGTCCTGATTGGGTTCCAGGACAAATTTACATCGGTGGTGTCGGTTTAGCTCAGGGATATTGGCGAGATGCAGCCAAAACCCAAGCCAGCTTTATTCAGCATCCCCGCACGGGAGAGCGTCTTTACTGCACAGGGGACTTGGGACGCTATCTGCCGGATGGTAACATCGAGTTTTTAGGAAGAATTGATTTTCAGGTTAAAATTCGCGGTTATCGAATAGAAATAGGCGAAATTGAAACTGTCTTGCAGCAACACCCAGCCATCCGTTCTGTTGCTGTTTCAGCCGTTGGCGAACAACGGGATGACAAGCAATTGGTAGCTTATATCGTTTTTGAGCAGGAACAATCAATTACTTCATTAGAATTGCGTAGCTACCTCCAGCAGAAGTTACCAGAATACATGATTCCCTCAATGTTCATGTTTATGGACAGCTTGCCCTTGTCATCCAACGGTAAAGTCGATCGCCGTGCTTTACCTGACCCAGAACCAAGTCAAGCAGATTTAGAGGCAATTGTCGCACCCAGAGACAGCTTAGAGTTACAACTTGTACAAATTTGGCAAGAAATCTTGAAATTGCCGGAGGTAGGTATTACTAATAATTTCTTTGAACTGGGTGGAACTTCTATTCAAGCTGTGCGCTTGATGACGCAAATTCACAAACTGTTTGCTCAGAATTTGCCCTTGTCTACGTTGTTCCAAGGTGGGACTGTTGAGCATTTAGCGCGGACTCTGCGGGAATCGTCAGATAGTTCAGTGCCTTGGTCGCCTTTAGTCAGTATCCAGCCCTCTGGTTCTCAGCCGCCTTTCTTCTGCGTTCATCCAGCTGGTGGTAATGTGCTTTGCTATATGGATCTCTCCCGTCGCTTGGGTGCAGATCAGCCGTTCTACGGTCTTCAGGCTGTGGGCATGGATGGAGAACAACCACCGTTCACCACTATCGAAGATATGGCAACTGATTATATTGCCGCCATCCGCACCGTTCAACCACAAGGGCCATACTCTATCGGTGGCTGGTCTTTCGGGGGAATTGCAGCCTTGGAAATTGCCCAGCAATTGCGCCAGCAAGGTCAAGAAGTCAATATGCTGGTACTTATCGACTGTCCCGCACCCTTATCTGGCGAAGATTTGGACGAAGCTACCTTAGCAGCTTGGTTTATCCAAGACTTAGAAGGTCGATTTGATCTTGATGCTACTAGATTGCAGCAGTTACAGCAACTAGATACCGCACAACAGTTGAATTACATCCTAGAACAAGCCAGACTACTGCACTTAGTTCCGCCAGATGCTGGAGTTGAACAAGTCAACTATTTGTTCGAGGTGTTCAAATGCAATATGCGAGCGATCGAATCCTACACACCGCGTCTCTACGAGGGGCTAGCAACACTGCTGCGGGCAGAAAACCAACCACTAGAAAATCCCACCAACCCAGCTTTAGATTGGCACAAATTACTCACCAATTTGGAAGTGCGTTGGATTCCAGGCAACCACTACACGATGGTCAGAGAACCAGATGTGCAAACATTGGCAACCCAATTGAGGGCTTGTCTGGCAGTTATGAACAACTGGAAATAGGGAAGATAATTGCTCTCCTCCACCCTCTTACCCCAGCCTTTTCATCATTTCTTTAGGAGTTAACTTGTGGAACTAATAACACAATTTCAGTTTGCAGTGGCTTTCCCAGAACAACTACCACAAGTAGATGTCAAAGCCATTCTCTGCTTGGTTCATTCACTGTATTGGCTATTAATTGTCAATGCATCCATCATTAGACGGCGCAAACTCAATAACCCAGAGTCATTTGTTGACACCTCCACAAAAGAACCAGTTGCTAGTGAGTCATCTATCACTCCTCAAGGTCCACCAGCACTATTTCTCACCAGTGCTACCTACGGTATCTTTTACATTTTGCTAGCAATTTGGTGGGCAAATCCCGATGCGCTAGGATTTTTTGTATTTCAACCGACTTTTCCGATTCAAGCTTTAGGAATTGCTATTCTTGGTTTGGCATTAATTGTGAAAGTATGGTCTTTTTGGGTTTTTCGCAGTTGGCGGTTATTTCCCCACATCGATCCCGGTCATCAACTTGTGACCAAAGGGCCTTATAGTTTTGTCAGACATCCACTTTACTTCGCTTTTCAACTTCTGTTTTTTGGCTCGTTTCTAATTGTTCCAAGACTGGGATTTTTACTGCAAGTAATTGCTAATTTCTTAGCTCATGATTTTCGCTGCCGAGTTGAAGAAAAAATATTGCTGCAAGCTTTTAATAATGCATACGAGGCATATAAAAAACGCACTCGTCGTTTATTGCCTTGGGTGTATTAATATAGTCTAATGGCGTAGGGATATATTTTAAAAAATATGTCCCTTGGCTAAATTCTTAACTTTGCAAAACTAGACTTTATAGATTTAAGTTAAATTATGAAATATCAGTTTTTTGCCAAAACTATAAACTTGAAATTTGTTGTAATTTTAGGCGTTGCGGCTTTAGCTACTTGTGCTACTTCCTTTTATTTAGTTTTAAATAATCAACTAGAAAATCAAAAGCGATCGCAGCAGGCTATTGCAGCTAATAATAAAATTCAAGCAAGTCCCAATGCGGTTGCTGCTAGGGGGTATCTAGAGCCTAAAGGAGAAGTAATTAAGCTATCTGCTCCTACTTCTATACAAGGTGAAGGTGTACGACTTGCAAAGCTACTTGTCAAACAAGGAGACAAGGTAAAAACAGGTCAAGTAGTGGCAATTCTGGATAATCAAGAACGTCTGCAAGCAGCTTTGGAACAGGCAAAAACTGAAGTTAATGTTTCTCAAGCTAAACTAGAACAGACTAAAGCAGGCGCGAAAACAGGAGATATTAATGCTCAAACAGCAAAATATCAACAAACAAGAGCAGAACTAGAAGGTCAACTCACAATTCAAAGAGCAACTATTGCCAATTTAGCAGCTCAGTTACAAGGAGAAAAGAATTCTCAAGCCGCAACCATTAAGAGGATTCAAGCTGAACTGCAATATGCTCAAACTGAATGCGATCGCTATAATGCTTTGTATCAAAAAGGAGTAGTTTCAGCTTCTCAACGAGATAGCACTTGTCTACAAAACAATACTGCTCAAGAACAACTTGCAGAAGCTGAATCTAATTTACAAAAAATTATTACTACTAGAACAGAACAAGTCAAAGAAGCACAAGCCAATTTCAATCGCACATTAGCAACCTTAAAAAAGGAAGTTGAAGAAGCCAAAGCAACTCTAAATGCCACCGCAGAAGTCCGCCCTGTAGATGTCAATGTGGCAGAATCAGAGCTAAAAAATGCCCAGGCTGCTGTGAAAAAATCTCAAGCAAACTTAAATTTAGCTTATGTGCGATCGCCTAAAAATGGACAAGTTTTAAAAATTCACACATGGGCTGGTGAAGTTATTAGTAACGATGGAATTATCGAGTTAGGTCAGACAGAACAAATGTACGCGATCGCAGAAGTTTATGAAACCGATATTAGTAAAGTTCGTCTTGGTCAACAAGCAACTGTTACCAGTGGTGGATTAATCGAAGAACTTAAAGGCAATGTAGATGAAGTTGGTTTAAAAGTTGGCGTTTTAAATGCTTTAGGAACCGATCCTGTTGCGGATGCAGATACTAGAGTTGTCGAAGTGAAAATTCGTCTGTCTCCACAATATAGCCGAAAAGTTGCTAACCTAACTAATTTAGAAGTCAACGTCATGATTAATACTGAATCACCCTCAAATTGACACCTTTTTTATCTATAAATTTTCAAAAAATAAACAAAATAAATATTATTATACTATTTCTTTGTGTGCTTCGCGTCTATGCGGTTCGTTTTTTTTCTTATACTTCTCTCCTAATATGGTTTAGTGCATCTTAATACAGAATTGGTATTACGTCGATCTCTTTTTTAGTTTGTTGTAAATTTTAAATATAAACATTATGCGTAGCAAAAAAATACCAGTAGCTTGGTTACAACTTAGATATCAAAAAGCCAGATTAATTATTGCTTTATTAGGAGTAGTTTTTGCTGTAGTAATTGTCTTCATCCAACTAGGCATTCGAGATGCTTTATTTGACAGCGCTGTTCGTTTGCACCAAGGTTTACAAGGAGATTGTTTTTTGATTAGTCCTCGTTCTACAGCTTTAATTGCTATGGAAAGTTTTCCAGAACGACGTTTATCTCAGTCTTTAGCATTTCCAGAAGTTAATTATGTTGCACCGATATATTTAGGCTTTGGTCAATGGAAAAATCCTGAAACTAAAGACTATTGGCGGAATATATTTGTGATTGGTTTTGATATTCGCTATCAGGTCGTAGATTTTGCTGGAGTTGAGGAAAATATCAACAAACTAAAAATTCCAAATGTGGTTTTATTTGACCGCAGTTCTCGTGCTGAATTTGGGCCTGTGGTTGCAGATTTTGAGCAAAAAGGTAATGTAGAAACAGAAATTGGGAACCGTTCTTCAAATCGCCGGGTTAAAGTAGCTGGCCTATTTAATTTAGGTACATCTTTTGGTTCAGATGGAAATTTAGTCACCAGTCATCTTAACTTCTTAAGGATTTTTAGCTCTCGTTATAAAGGATTAATTGATATTGGTTTAATCAAATTAAAACCAGGATATGATGTCCAAGAGTTTACAGGAAAATTAAAAACGTTTTTACCTAAAGATGTAAAAGTATTATCAAAAGAACAACTTATTGCTTTTGAAAAAAATTACTGGCAAACTAGTACAGCTATTGGATTTATTTTTAACTTAGGGGTAGGATTAGGAATTGTGGTAGGTATTGTAGTCGTATACCAAATTCTCTATACCAATGTTTCTGAACATTTACCTCAATATGCCACTTTAAAAGCAATTGGTTATCAACAAAGATACCTTTTATCTATAGTTTTACAGCAAGCATTATTAATTGCAATTTTAGGCTACATACCGGGGTTTTTAATTTCTATAATTCAGTATGAATTTGCTAAAAAAGCTACACTTCTACCTATTGTAATGACAATAGATAGGGCTGCTTTTGTGCTGATAGCAACTGTTATTATGTGTTTTGTTTCGGGCGCAACAGCCGTGAGAAAACTCAAACAAGCAGATCCGGCTGATATTTTTTAGTAGAGATGTAGCATTGCAACATCTCTACAGGATTTATACGCATCGTGATTAATGTGAAATAGATTAGTCTGCTGTTTTTTCTAAGTAACCTTGTCTAATACTTTCAGCTTCAGCTATTTCCCTGATATTCTCCATCACTCTCGGTAAAACTTTTTTAAACTTTTTGCCGAGAAACCAACCAAATAAAAATGCCAAGGCTCCTTTAAATGAGACTTCATGAGTAAATGATGTACTACCTGCATGAATATTCAAGTAGCGATATACATTTAACTTGCAAAATGGTAACTGAATTGTGAATGTATAACTCTTTCCTGGGCTAAACTGCGAAATTGTAAATTTAGAAGTTGTACCTGTTTTCGGTGTTAATTTACCTACCGCATTAAGCTTAAAAGGACTCTCAAGATATGAATCACACACTTCGGTATCCCATACTGACCAATTATCTACATCAGTCCAAATCGCCCAAATTCTTTCAGGTGTGGCAAACGTTGTGACAGTATTGCTAAACTTCATATAACTCTCTCATCTGGTTAGATACAATGCAGTATGCAATTTTTTGAGATTATTTAAGCTGACTGATAGGGCCTCGTGTAACGATCGTAGGATCTTCAAGAATATTGAACTTTTTGACTACGATATTACTAATTGCTGAGTTATTTCTCATCCCAACATTGAAAATATTTTCGACATAGTTGTTCAGAGATTTTTCATCTTCAAACAGATAAAACCCACTAGCTTCTTTGTTACCTTCATCAATTGACCAAATTTTCCAGCGCAGTCCTGGTGCTTTGGCGATACGAGGTGCAACATCCTTCATCTGCTTTCTAAAGTCAGACGTGGAATTGTTGTATTTGAAATTAATCTGAAGGATACGACTAGAAGTTGATGGAGTTGTCTGATTTTCAGCCAATAAATTTTGCGAAGTGACACTCGTCGCACCAGCAAAAGATCCTGCTAGCCCAACTGTACCAACCACAAACATCAAGCGAAGCAATCTCAATATCATAGTTTTTTGCCTTTTGATCGAGATTTGGCAACATTTGAGACACAAAGGACAAAAATGTCGTGAAAAAGTACTATATTGACATTGCCAATATGACATTAAATATTGTCACTGTCAATATGACCTATGAAACCAAAAGATAAATATCATCACGGTAATTTACGTAACAAATTAATTGCAATTGCAACAGAACTTCTGTCAGAAGAAGGCGCTCATAGTTTGAGTTTGCGGAAGATTTCTCAAAGAGCAGGAGTCAGTCATAACGCTCCTTATATGCACTTTGCAGATAAAGAGGCGGTTTTAGCAGCGATCGCAGAAGAAGGTTTTCGGTTGCTGTCAGCGCAAGTAGAAACAGCAGTAGATAAAGTTAATCAAAATACTAAGCAGCAGTTAATTGCCGCTAGTAGTGCATACGTTAATTTCGCATTACAGCATTCAAATCATTTACAAGTAATGTTCTGTTACTACAATCGAGAGAAATATCCGAGTTTGATCGAGGTTTCACAGGCATCCCTAGATCAATTATTCAAAATTGTCCAAGCAGGACAGAAAGACGGAACGCTGATTGCAGGCAATCCTCACGAAATAACTAAAACAATTTGGGCATTGGTACATGGCGTAGCAGCGATTTCTATTGCTTATGAATCAAAGATTCTACTTCCAGAAAAAAATTCAGCACAAGAGGTAGTATCAACGTTTGTGACGCTGTTGCTGAATGGATTAGCCAGATGAAGTAACCAACCCAGGGCAAACGCATCTAAATTACTCTTGATCGCAACGAAGTTAAGAACCAACGAAAAAATCAGGATTTCGAGTTTGATTATTAGACATGTCCTTAAAACAATCATTGGCGTTGCTGAATGAAGGGATGAATTGATTTATAAAAGTATGGTTTGATACTTCAAGTAGTGGAGTAATAATTTAATTGAGTATCTCAGCATTTGTTCTGATTTGGAATAACATAAAGTTTTGCGATGAAGGCGTGCAAGATAATGTCTAAGCCTTGTATTTTCATTTTCTACCCGCGTCATATATGTTTTACTCACAATTTGGTCTCCATCGGGAATAAAACTGGGGTAAACCTTCCAGCCATCAGTTACATAGAAATAGCATTTCCACTTTTCAATATTTTCCCAAAGTGGCTTAAAAGTTTCAGCTACTTCGACTTCGCTCAGTACAAGACTATGGTCTCCTAAAACCCAAGCTAAAATACCTTGAGTAAAGTGGTTTACTGCTGTCCACAGCCAAATTTTGTTTTTTTTGACCCAACAAATGTCTCTAATTCATCTAGTTCTCCCACTTCTGGAATCACATTTTCTTCCGGGACATCTGGCAGTTTCTCGCCCATTTGTTTCACCCAGAAAATAATAGTTGTATGACAAGACCTTTGCCAAATTACGAGGGTTCAACGCCTGTGGAAACGGGATGAACACGTCCCAGGTAAGTAAGCGTTGCAAAAATTTGTGCTAATAAAATAGGCTTAGGCTTTTGAGGAAGTATTTTTAACATTTCACGGACATATCGAAAACCACGGTAATAAGCTTTCAGGTCAATAATGCCAGAACCAGGATTATGTTTACGGAAATCAGCCAGAAGATGATGGGATAAATTAACCATGAAGAAGGCCAGATTAGCAGCATTAGTCACAGCAGTCTGGCTCAAATTCATAAAATCTTCTAAACCCCAAAATTGCTTGGCATCACGGAAGTTAAATTCGATTTGAAAATGGAGTTTGTAGTAATCTATTATTTTGTCAAATGATAAATCTAAGCCACTGGAAAAGAGAATTACATGGTTGCGAGCATTGGTTTTAAGATTAGTTTTGACCAAAATAACTACATTCAGAGGCTGGGAAAATTCTTTGTGAAGAAGAGTAGCTTGATAAATATCAGTTTTAATTTCATCCTCAATAGCACTTTTACATAAATATTTGTCAGGTAGATTACGATAATCTAGCTTGTCGCCGTATTGACGACGGGAGCGTTTACTGGAGTCAGGATTTTCATAAGGGACGTATAATGCTGAATCATGGCGCAACTTGGAAATTATATGCAAGTTAACTTGTCGTGCCATCCGCAAAGCATTGTTGTTACCAAAATGACCATCTACTACCAAGTACGTCAAAGGGATAAAGTTAGCTACTAGCTCGAATAGTGAGTTAATCATCTTTTTAATTAGTAATAGTTCAGATGTTAATATCACTTCAGTTTTGTTTTTGTTTTTACTGCCTTTTGGTCTTCCCCTTCCACGTTTCTCTTGAGATTTTATTTTTTTGATTGCTCTGGTGCTATTGATTTGGGTATCACTTTTGATTGCCTGTTCTATCCTAATAGGAAATGACTGTCTCTCTGACACGGTTACTAATGACAATACGAAGAAAGATAAACCATTAATTGGTTTACTGACCAGGCTAGAAAAAAATCTATCTACCCCGTATGTTTGCTTACCTGATTTACTAACTACAACTTCATCTCCTGCAAGCAAATATACATCCTGCTCTCGCCACAAATGTTTACGAAAAAACAGCCAAAACAATGTTGCCCAAGGTATTACTGTATGAAAGAACCTCAACATTGTCCGATAACTACCACCCATTTCTGCCCACCGGGATATTCCCAACATTGTGATTCGCCCATTCATCGCTAACATGGCCTGTATTATCTGGTTCAACTGCCGCATCGTTGTGGCGTTTATCTGCGGTAGAAGACATTGCAATAGTGATAAGATGTCGGGCATGGGCGGCTAGTAGTTTCTGAGTTGTCGTTGTGAGAGACAATAACTCTACTACGAAACGCCCTGCCTCTTCATGCTCTTATTTTGGCAACGGTATTGATCTATGGCGCTACTTTTTACGCAACTGCTTCCCAGGGTAAAATCCAGGCACTATCTAATAATTACTAATTCGTAATTCGTAATTAATTCATAATTGTGTAACTATCAGAATAGTTGTAAAAACCTTAAAGTTAAACAATTTTCTCCATGCGCTCGTTACTCTTTCAAAACTTAAAGCTGACTATTCCTACAGCTTTATTATTTACGGTTCTTGGATATATTCTAAGTCTATTTCTGAGTTTTCTTACCAATCCACAAGCAGCAAGATGGCAATTCCATCTAGAATTCGGGCCTGAACCCTAAAACCTTCATGAGCTTGCAATTTTTCAAACTCAGGCAGCATTCTCCGGTACAGCGCTCGGAATTCTAATAGCTCAAACAACTTTTTTTGTATATGTAAGTAAATTTGGACTCAGCAATCGTAGCACTAAGCAGTAATCGTAAGCGATGTCACTCGGCTTGCCGCTTGCGCGTCTACGCCATCTGCAACATCCACAATTTCACACTCACATTCCCCCTGTCATTGCCATACCCTGTCTTTATAACAGCGATTGCTATAGCTTTGGAGTGATTGAATTGCTACTGGTAAAGCAATTCATCTATGGCGCTACTTTTTCTTTAAACTGTTTACCAGCAGAAAACGCAGGTATTCTGGTAGCCGGAATCGTCATTGTCTCCTGGGTTTTGGGATTACGCCCTTCACGCTCGGCACGTTCGCGTCGCTCGAATGAGCCAAAGCCAATCAGCGTTACCTTTTCACCATTGGCTACAGCTTCGGTAACAACTGACAAAAAAGCACTGATGACTTCATCAGCTTGCTTTTTTGTGATGTTGGTCTTTGTTGCGACAGCATCCACTAATTCGCCTTTGTTCATAAATAAATCGCCCTGAAACATTGCAAGTAAACGAAATCTAGCATTATTACCTCTTATTCATAAAGGGGAAATGGAATAATTTTTTAGCAACACGCGAAAATTAACAATGCACAACGACTATTACTGTGTTGATTTGGCGCGATAGATCATTACCATTTCGTTTCCCTAAATGTTTGACTGTTGTAACTGTTGCACTTTCGGTTAGATAAATCCACTTTCATATTCAGTCAAAAGAGATAGGATATCTATCCATAGGTACTACAAAACAGCTAGGAAACGTTCAATAGGCAATCGACATTTGGTTCCTCTGGCAGCGATCACAGTATATAAGTGCGATGCTTCAATTCACCACGGCTTTTTGCCAAGCTATATAGTCTTTACCGTCCTGTTTCACCTATCTGATCTGCATCGTCTGCTACTCCATTACGAAAGCGTACTTCTAAGCCGTGTTCTGGGTCCCAGTCACACCCAGCTATCAACTTAAAGGTAGCAATATCTAGGTCATACTCCACATAGATATATGAGAAAGTGACCTGATCCCAGACCTGAATCGGATTAGGCAACACAGGCATTGACTCATCTCCAATCATGTCACGATATACATCATAATTTTGCAGCACCAGAGGAGCAGTGACGTGTAAAACATCAGGTGACAAGGCTAGAGCTTGCCGAATAGCTTCACGCTGAAGTGATGAAAGTTCCCCAATTTGCCCCTGTTCAAAATCCACACAAATCCGTACACGGCGATCGCCCAAAACAGCACATTGTGCTAAAGTCCAATAGTTATCTTCCAATATAATCTGTCCAAACTCAGCATCGTAATAACTTCTTGGGGATTCCATCATCTTCAGATACTACCTTTATTCTGGGCTTCCCTAGCAACTCCAAAAACTAGTGAAAATTTTACTTTGAAATTAGTCGTACTTTTTAAACGAGAATATCGATAGTTAAAGTTAAGTTCTGTATCCCTAACCAGCTTCTCCTTTTAGAAGTTCCCATTCATCCAAAATAGCGCAAATGCAGTTAT
The Nostoc punctiforme PCC 73102 genome window above contains:
- a CDS encoding DUF6985 domain-containing protein, giving the protein MMESPRSYYDAEFGQIILEDNYWTLAQCAVLGDRRVRICVDFEQGQIGELSSLQREAIRQALALSPDVLHVTAPLVLQNYDVYRDMIGDESMPVLPNPIQVWDQVTFSYIYVEYDLDIATFKLIAGCDWDPEHGLEVRFRNGVADDADQIGETGR
- a CDS encoding YdhR family protein, encoding MILRLLRLMFVVGTVGLAGSFAGATSVTSQNLLAENQTTPSTSSRILQINFKYNNSTSDFRKQMKDVAPRIAKAPGLRWKIWSIDEGNKEASGFYLFEDEKSLNNYVENIFNVGMRNNSAISNIVVKKFNILEDPTIVTRGPISQLK
- a CDS encoding HU family DNA-binding protein yields the protein MNKGELVDAVATKTNITKKQADEVISAFLSVVTEAVANGEKVTLIGFGSFERRERAEREGRNPKTQETMTIPATRIPAFSAGKQFKEKVAP
- a CDS encoding transposase, whose amino-acid sequence is MPDILSLLQCLLPQINATTMRQLNQIIQAMLAMNGRITMLGISRWAEMGGSYRTMLRFFHTVIPWATLFWLFFRKHLWREQDVYLLAGDEVVVSKSGKQTYGVDRFFSSLVSKPINGLSFFVLSLVTVSERQSFPIRIEQAIKSDTQINSTRAIKKIKSQEKRGRGRPKGSKNKNKTEVILTSELLLIKKMINSLFELVANFIPLTYLVVDGHFGNNNALRMARQVNLHIISKLRHDSALYVPYENPDSSKRSRRQYGDKLDYRNLPDKYLCKSAIEDEIKTDIYQATLLHKEFSQPLNVVILVKTNLKTNARNHVILFSSGLDLSFDKIIDYYKLHFQIEFNFRDAKQFWGLEDFMNLSQTAVTNAANLAFFMVNLSHHLLADFRKHNPGSGIIDLKAYYRGFRYVREMLKILPQKPKPILLAQIFATLTYLGRVHPVSTGVEPS
- a CDS encoding TetR/AcrR family transcriptional regulator; amino-acid sequence: MKPKDKYHHGNLRNKLIAIATELLSEEGAHSLSLRKISQRAGVSHNAPYMHFADKEAVLAAIAEEGFRLLSAQVETAVDKVNQNTKQQLIAASSAYVNFALQHSNHLQVMFCYYNREKYPSLIEVSQASLDQLFKIVQAGQKDGTLIAGNPHEITKTIWALVHGVAAISIAYESKILLPEKNSAQEVVSTFVTLLLNGLAR